Genomic DNA from Candidozyma auris chromosome 1, complete sequence:
TATGATGTTTAAGAGTCAAATGCTCTACCGATTGAGCTAACCAGGCTTCTTGACGACGAAGGCATTAACCATCTTATAAGAGGCgaaattctcaaattcttcctcttttgagattttgcctttttggaatttATTAATAAACTCTAAAGGGTTTTCTGACTGTCCTCTTTACGTTTACGGCGGCCGTGCGTGTCTGCGCAGCCCGCTATATCGTCCTTCGAAACTCACTAAAAGTTAAGGGAGTTCTCACCTATATAAGTATATGATTTTAAAGCAGAGGAAAATGTGAATGCAGAATACCACTGAGAGTCAAGTTATCTCAGTAGCAATACCTTAGTGAGAGGTTTTGCTTGTCTGTAATAACTCCTTCGGGAGGTGTTTCTCCAGCATCAagtcttttttgtttccttTGGTTCTCACATTTTAAATATAGCCGTGTGCCCACCGCAACCAATATAGTTAGGCTTAAGCAGATGATCCATGTCTTGAAAGCAGTCGGATAATTAGGGTATTCATCACTCCTGAAGAGCTGGGGAGCAGCGATGTTTGTACCACAgtaaaaaacaaaaataatGCCAGCCATTGTGATCCGTTTTTGACTAGATCGAAAgtttgatgttgaaagTGCAAGTACATTCGGAAACGTTGATGGTTGCACacacaaaaagaaataacCAACAAGCTTCACTCCTTTCTCCTTTCCACTGTACACTAGCACAGCCCCAATCACAGGTAGAATGGCTGTACCAGCTATGACCAAGCACCTAGAGTTGGGAATCCTGGTGGAGATATACCCCGACGACACGATGGCTATCCAAGTGATGACTGAAGTAGGAACATTCAAGATCGTTGTCTCAATGTTGGAAAAGCCAAAGCTTTCAATTATGATGTAACCATACGATATGATACCCCCATTCGGCAAGATTTTCAACACTACCAATGCCACAATGAGCCATGATTTCATGTCCAACATACATTCGGTAAATTGGCTCCAGGTCCATCTGCTATCTACTCGGGATTGAGGACGGCATCTCTCAAAATACGCTTTCTCactcaaactcaaaaatCGACAACTATTAGGAGAATCTGGGAGTAATACAAAAAGAACTAATCCCCACACTAGCGATAAGCATCCATAAACGATGAAAATATACTTCCAGGGCAGGAGGTGACCTTTAATGTGGCCTAAGCCGAAGGCAATGAAAGAGCTGAGAATCCCTCCAAAATCATTCCCAGAAAACCAGATTCCAACTCTCAATGGTTGCTGTGTCTCCGTGTAAAAAGATGACGAGAGATGCATGCAAATTGGCGATACAAACGCTTCAGTACACCCTAGGAAAAACCGACATAGTAATTGTCCAGCATACGAATGGGTGGCTGCAGAGCAGGCCAAGATAATTCCCCATAGAAACACTGTTATAGCCAACAATCTCCCCGGTGGTGCAACTTGTATGCTCCTGGCTGCAAGAGGCTGACATCCCATATAACCGAAGTAGAAAATTGAGCTCACCCAGGAGTAATCCtgttcaacaaggtggttgtcttctttgatcCCAAACACAGAGGATGCACTTAGGGCCACTTTGTCCATGAACTGAATAGAATAGGTAATGAACAAAAGTGGAAGAAGTCTCATATCGatctttcttgtcatcTTTTTGAGATCCACCTCAACATCGAGGGCTTCGACGCCGGTCAACTCCTTCACATCTGCTACTTCATTTGCCTTTTCTTCGATCATTGAAAACTTATAACTCAAATATCATTAACGATATTTAAAGTCTTCTTTTAAGCTTTCTTATCAGCCCAGCACGCGCGGATCGATAAGGCATGCACCTGTTGCATAAGCGAGAGCGGATTTTTGGTAAGGATCTGGGAGAACACTTCTGGGAATAATACTAGAGATGGTCGTTCAGAATATCGAGATCTCGTCATTTCTCTtaaacgaagaaaaaacgaagaagacaaaTTTGCTTCGGATGAAGAATTTCCGTTCACTATATTCATACTTCGCTCAATAATGCTACTTTAAATATTCCCTTGCCTCAATCCCAAGACGATCGAAGTAATCCACAATTTGTGCTTTCCACATGGCTAACGTTCCCATATCGTCCAAAAAACAGGCATCGACTCCATTCAATGCAAACTCGAGTAAATCGTCGTAGTCGTAGTCAAAGCACTCTACCATCATTGCCCACGCTCGGGTTGGTGTCACTTGATGAAACGCTGGGTCGTCTGTGTTCGGAAAGATTTTGAGGCCcgccttcttcatgaacCTAATAGGGTGCCTTTGAGCCCATTCTTTGGGATCAAGGGTCCTCAAGTAGTAAGAGTTTGTGGGAACCACAGTGAATATGATGTCTTTTTCGATACATGTAGCGATTAAGTCGGGATCCTCTAGCACTGTATAGCCGTGGTCGACTCTGTGGACTCTCAAATCATTGAGTGCTGTTGCAATATGTGATGAAGGGCATCCAAACTCACCAGCGTGGGCGGTCGCCTTGAAGCCAGCATTGATAGCTTCCAAATAGGCTTTTTTGAATAGTTGTGGGGGTCCCTCATTCTCTCTATAATCTATGCCAATGCCAACTACAAGTGGGCTTCTGTATTTGATCATCCAATTAACCATTTCCTCGGCCTGAAGCGGTGGAGCCTCTCTGTCGATAGAAACTATCAATCTACTTTGAATGCCGTAGTCCTtttgagcatcttcaattgctgcGGTGATGGCACTTTGAGCCTTTAGGTAGGGAATCCCAGATACATGCACAGTTCCCGTCGGGTTCCAGAAAAATTCACAGTAAACAACATTGTGGCTCGCTACAGATCTGAGGTATTCAATGGTTAAGCGGTACAAATGAGACAGCCTTCGAATTAAGTGTTCGTCCATCCCTCTAAATATTCTTAACACTCCGACGGGCTTCTCACCTCTCGTGTAGAACTCGGCGATGTCAGTATCAGTGAATGGCTTTCCGGCTTCGTCATTGAGGTCAATGAATGTATCCTTCTGGATTGTTCCAAAGAGGTGACAATGGAGCTCGACTTTTGGGATTCCTCGGCATACATCATTCACGCCCATCATTTCAGGAGAGTTAGTCACTGGTACTTGCAGTACTAAACGAAgtatctttttgaaaagtaGTAGTTGAAAGCTCTTGAATTCGACAATGCTTTGCTTCACGCACTTTGTTCCGAGGCACATCCGAGGGACTGGAGATGCATGTTCGATGTTCTGGGGATTTGATAATTCAAGCGAAAACGCGAGACATTCCCTCCAGGAATTTGTACTCGGTATGTTAAAAGAATGGTAAGTTTTATATCTTCAGTTCAAAGACAACTGATTTCACGGCAAGTGAAGATAATGGCAAGCTGATCGCCTGTAACGATATAGATATATAAGGCCTAACACTCAAGAACGTTCAATGAATACGATCAACCAATTTTTGGGTTATACAATGTGCCCAAAgtgaagctcaagcagGTACAATGCTACAACACAGCTGATATGGAGTCCACCAacctttctcttttttttactaTGACAATCTTCGAAGATTGGTTTTGGAACCTGTCCAGAAGTACTACTACCATCGTGAAGTAAGAAAGTTGGCAATTTTTCACATTGTAGTGAACGTGAAGCTCTCTATTTGCTCTCTATTATGATACacaatttggctgcaaaataagCACTGACGTGCATAAGTAAATGCGCAAAAGGTTACAATCATGCTAAATTTCCACATGAGAGAACAAAAATACAAGAGCGGGATATTTAGCCAGGTGAAAGCATCTACACCGGCAACCTCAAACCAAACAATGAACTTTGTAGTTTTTCCGAATCCCTTCGAGAACGAATTGCGCGGCTGAAGCGCCTACCACGTTGATACACGCAAACAGCCCCAACAAACTCAAGTAAATATACAACTCAACCTTAGAAACCCACAGAGATGAAGATATCAATTTCAGTactttcttccttccaCACCTTCCTATAGGAATCTCGGAGAAACTCCGATTTCGCGTATGTCTGATAGCGCTGGAGGCCTGCATGCTCCTTATTATGTAGACCGGAGTCAATATTGACTCTGGCCAACGTGCCTCATCTTATCAATAACAGTTGTGCACCTGCTGCATAGGATGTCGAAGGTGAGAGGTGAATGcccttcaatttttgtgCTCTCATGTAATTAAACACGAAGAATAATCCTCTGGCACGATCTAAGTGATTCTAAGGCTGTGAAGGCTAGCAGGTTAGGTCAAGTCACGTGCATTGTGTGAATCGACAATTAGAAACGCAAAAAGTTACTCACACTGTGAGCATACAATATATAGGTGAACATCTGAGTACTTAGTGCACCCACAAACCCTTTCCACACCCTTCCCTACAAATAATATGACCAATCCACAGGATATTGCTGgctctttccaaagagccaTGTCACTCTCAGAGTCAGGCTCTCCACATGCTGTTTCCACTTCTCCTACGCAATCGTACTTGAGTCAGGTTGGAGGCATCTACTCCAAGCCAACAAAAGCTTTAAAGCCTTTCTCCACTGGTGACATCAagattttgcttttggagAACGTCAACGCCACGGCCATCAACATTTTTAAGAACCAGGGTTACCAGGTTGAGTTCTACAAGACCTCTTTGCCTGAGGATGAGTTGatcgagaagatcaaggatGTTCACGCAATTGGTATCAGATCCAAGACCAAGTTGACCAGcaagattcttcaacacgCCAAGAATTTGGTCACCATTGGCTGCTTCTGCATTGGTACCAACCAGGTGGACTTAGAGTACGCCGGTAAAGCTGGTATCGCTGTGTTCAACTCTCccttctccaactccaGATCTGTGGCTGAGTTGGTCATTGCTGAAATCATCACTTTGGCCAGGCAATTGGGCGACCGTTCTATCGAGATGCACACCGGTACTTGGAACAAGGTGTCCGCTAAATGTTGGGAAATCAGAGGCAAGACCTTGGGTATTGTAGGCTACGGTCACATTGGTTCCCAGTTGTCCGTCTTGGCTGAGTCCATGGGTATGAATGTCATTTACTACGATGTCAACATGATTATGGCTTTGGGTAACTCCAAGCAGGTTGACTCCTTGGATGAGTTATTGCAGAAGGCTGATTTCGTTACCTTGCATGTTCCTGCCACCCCAGAAACCAAGAACTTGTTGTCCACTCCTCAGTTTGCTGCTATGAAAGATGGCGCTTACGTCATCAACGCCTCTAGAGGTACCGTTGTTGACATTCCTGCTTTGATCGAAGCCATGAAGGCTGGTAAGATCGCTGGTGCCGCTTTGGACGTCTACCCACACGAACCTGCCAAGAACGGTGAAGGCTTGTTTTCCAACCAGTTGAACTCTTTTGCCGAGGAGTTGTGTTCTTTGAGAAACGTCATTTTGACTCCACACATCGGTGGCTCTACCGAGGAGGCTCAGTCTGCCATTGGTATCGAGGTCGGTACCTCGTTGACCAAGTACATCAATGAGGGTAACTCTACTGGTGCTGTGAACTTCCCAGAGGTTTCTTTGAGAGACCTCGATTTGGACCAGGAGAACACCGTCAGAGTGTTGTACATTCACCAGAACGTTCCTGGTGTTTTGAAGACCGTCAACAATATCTTGTCGAATCACAATATCGAAAAGCAGTTCACAGATTCCAGAGGTGATGTTGCTTACTTGATGGCTGATATCTCGGACGTCGACCAGACTGATATCAAGTCTTTGTACGAGCAGCTAGAGCAAACCCCTTACAAGATCGCTACTCGTTTGTTATATTGAGAGCATTTTTTGAATCATAGAGTCTAAAATGCGTGCTCCTAGTTCACGTCGGTTCTTCTAATTACACATGCTACATTTTAATAAAATAGGAAAAATCAGAATTGAATACGTAATCTCATTAGTCGTCAACGACTTAACACATAAATCCACATTAAAATGGCTCTCTGCTGATTTGCTTGCTGATAACAGGATCCAAGTTTACATTCTTCTCCTGGTAGTAACGCTTCTGATGCTCGTACAACACGGGCATAGGCTCGAGcttttctctcaaaatcCAAGTCCTGAAGTACCAGATTGCCTGCCTGGCACGGTAGATAGCGTGCTTTCTTAAGGAGACTCCAAAGACAGCATCCAACTCTTCCAATGTGAGTCCTTTGGTCTCTGGTAAGAAAAGTAGTACAAGTAACCAACCAACGATATTCCAAGCAGCGTAAaaaccaaaagcaccaGTCACTGTAAAAGCGTTTCTCAAACGAGGCCAGGTGAAGGCCAACATAAAGTTGAAAAACCAGCATGTAGCAGTAGCAAAGCCCATACCCAAATCACGGATATACAATGGGAACGCTTCTGCCGAGTACGTGAATGGAACAGGACCTTCGCCAGAAGAGTATACCGCCGCAAACAAATAGATCCCAGTCGCCACACCAGCTAGTTTTCCTTGCGTATTATCATCAGGAGTCAAGAAACTGAAACCAGCAACAAGTAGGAAGATGGACATCAATGGGAACGTGGTAAGCAACAAGTTACGTCGGCCAAAGGTGTCGATGGTATAGAAGGCTGGGATGGCAAACAAAAAGTTGATCATACCAAAGCCCCACGAAGCCAACATAGCCTTCACTTCAGACAAGTTGGACTCAATGAAGATCGACGATGAGTAGTAGGCAATGACGTTGATGCCACAGAATTGTTGCATGAACATGACAATCCAGGCACCCAAAGCGCCGTTCCTGTTTCTTCTGACGGTGAACATCTCCCAGAGTCTTCTGTAGTAAGGAATACCATCGTAAGAggcttcttccttcaacaaaatgtACTGGTAGAAACAGTCTCGGGCAGCGGCAATCTGATCACGTCTCAAAATTGAAAGAGCGTCGAACGCTTCCTGGTGTCTTCCTTTACCCATGAGCCAACGAGGAGATTCAGGCACACCAGGCACCTGGAACAAGACAATGAAAGCAGGAATGGCGGCAGAACCCAAGGTCAATCTCCAATTCAAACCGCCCTCAATTCCTTTGTCAGGGACGTAATAGAATGCTAAAGACGCAACGTACCCGAACATAATTCCGACTGCGGTGAAAAACTGCCAGAGCATCACCAAGGAGCCACGGATCGTGTGAGGAGTGGTTTCAGCAGCGTAAGCAGGCACAGTGGCCGACTTGACGCCAACACCAAGACCCATACAGAAACGAGCAATGAACAAGTGGTACCAGTGCATGCTGACGAAGCCTTGCCATAAACAAGTTACTGCCGAAATGAGACAGGTCCAGAAAATGACCCATTTGCGTCCCAAGGCTCTGTTCCACCAATGAGACGTCCAGCAGGCAATGGAACAGCACAAGTAGGGGGCGCCGTTGATCAAACCCTCCATCAAGTCGGCATTTTTCATCTCAGTGATGCCAAACGCAGTCGGATAGAACAATGTGGCACCGTTGATAACCGACTGGTCCATTCCCTGCACTGCAGCAGCCATGGACCCCAACGCAATCACAGCGACCAATTTCCGAGGTATGtgccatttttttgtcaCCTCAAGCATCAACTGCTCCTTCTCGTCTTGTGAGAGGAAGTCCATGGCCTGGAAATCGGCCGGGTTTCTGGCCAACGCAGCAGCACGGCTGAAAAGGTCCTCGTCCAAGCCGTGTTCAGCAGCGTAGTCTCGGCCCATCTTCATTGTTTCCACCTCAGTGTAGTGGGAAAGGACATTACCACGCTGCCCTGGTCTGTCTGTGGGGGTGCCGTTGGAATGCT
This window encodes:
- a CDS encoding sugar porter family MFS transporter, giving the protein MSPASPTLEILDAEKPTVEMSSSSLSSKHSNGTPTDRPGQRGNVLSHYTEVETMKMGRDYAAEHGLDEDLFSRAAALARNPADFQAMDFLSQDEKEQLMLEVTKKWHIPRKLVAVIALGSMAAAVQGMDQSVINGATLFYPTAFGITEMKNADLMEGLINGAPYLCCSIACWTSHWWNRALGRKWVIFWTCLISAVTCLWQGFVSMHWYHLFIARFCMGLGVGVKSATVPAYAAETTPHTIRGSLVMLWQFFTAVGIMFGYVASLAFYYVPDKGIEGGLNWRLTLGSAAIPAFIVLFQVPGVPESPRWLMGKGRHQEAFDALSILRRDQIAAARDCFYQYILLKEEASYDGIPYYRRLWEMFTVRRNRNGALGAWIVMFMQQFCGINVIAYYSSSIFIESNLSEVKAMLASWGFGMINFLFAIPAFYTIDTFGRRNLLLTTFPLMSIFLLVAGFSFLTPDDNTQGKLAGVATGIYLFAAVYSSGEGPVPFTYSAEAFPLYIRDLGMGFATATCWFFNFMLAFTWPRLRNAFTVTGAFGFYAAWNIVGWLLVLLFLPETKGLTLEELDAVFGVSLRKHAIYRARQAIWYFRTWILREKLEPMPVLYEHQKRYYQEKNVNLDPVISKQISREPF
- a CDS encoding adenosine deaminase family protein; this translates as MMGVNDVCRGIPKVELHCHLFGTIQKDTFIDLNDEAGKPFTDTDIAEFYTRGEKPVGVLRIFRGMDEHLIRRSSHLYRLTIEYLRSVASHNVVYCEFFWNPTGTVHVSGIPYLKAQSAITAAIEDAQKDYGIQSRLIVSIDREAPPLQAEEMVNWMIKYRSPLVVGIGIDYRENEGPPQLFKKAYLEAINAGFKATAHAGEFGCPSSHIATALNDLRVHRVDHGYTVLEDPDLIATCIEKDIIFTVVPTNSYYLRTLDPKEWAQRHPIRFMKKAGLKIFPNTDDPAFHQVTPTRAWAMMVECFDYDYDDLLEFALNGVDACFLDDMGTLAMWKAQIVDYFDRLGIEAREYLK
- the SER33 gene encoding phosphoglycerate dehydrogenase SER33, which gives rise to MTNPQDIAGSFQRAMSLSESGSPHAVSTSPTQSYLSQVGGIYSKPTKALKPFSTGDIKILLLENVNATAINIFKNQGYQVEFYKTSLPEDELIEKIKDVHAIGIRSKTKLTSKILQHAKNLVTIGCFCIGTNQVDLEYAGKAGIAVFNSPFSNSRSVAELVIAEIITLARQLGDRSIEMHTGTWNKVSAKCWEIRGKTLGIVGYGHIGSQLSVLAESMGMNVIYYDVNMIMALGNSKQVDSLDELLQKADFVTLHVPATPETKNLLSTPQFAAMKDGAYVINASRGTVVDIPALIEAMKAGKIAGAALDVYPHEPAKNGEGLFSNQLNSFAEELCSLRNVILTPHIGGSTEEAQSAIGIEVGTSLTKYINEGNSTGAVNFPEVSLRDLDLDQENTVRVLYIHQNVPGVLKTVNNILSNHNIEKQFTDSRGDVAYLMADISDVDQTDIKSLYEQLEQTPYKIATRLLY